Proteins from one Cryptomeria japonica chromosome 4, Sugi_1.0, whole genome shotgun sequence genomic window:
- the LOC131074661 gene encoding uncharacterized protein LOC131074661: protein MSLKEKGWNLVSIWSGAISKEEEGSAGQEVKLKMGAMGVCMGMVRARARSTVKMLRGGGGAGGRWGPGDQERAPGYLFNRTPLPPGQKRKWEDWEAPYYITGVLAVLILGVGLNAKPDTTIETWAHKKALERLQQQQQDKEQELPLANAE, encoded by the coding sequence ATGAGTTTGAAAGAAAAGGGCTGGAATTTGGTTTCCATCTGGAGCGGAGCGATCAGCAAAGAAGAGGAGGGCAGCGCAGGGCAGGAGGTAAAGCTAAAAATGGGTGCGATGGGTGTATGCATGGGAATGGTGAGGGCGAGGGCGAGGTCGACGGTGAAAATGTTGCGAGGGGGAGGGGGAGCAGGAGGGCGATGGGGTCCAGGTGACCAGGAGAGAGCCCCCGGGTATCTGTTCAACCGCACTCCTCTTCCGCCGGGACAGAAGCGCAAGTGGGAGGATTGGGAGGCGCCCTACTACATCACTGGAGTCCTCGCCGTTCTCATCCTCGGTGTCGGTCTCAATGCCAAGCCTGATACCACAATTGAAACCTGGGCTCACAAAAAGGCTCTCGAGCGCCTTCAACAACAACAACAGGACAAGGAACAAGAGCTTCCCCTCGCTAATGCTGAGTAA